The Kordia sp. SMS9 genome window below encodes:
- a CDS encoding Calx-beta domain-containing protein produces MEKKILFVLTLLLSFTSVTKVNAQQPVDSWTITTAAATDQDNYVAGGNNHQYGQGDEVTLTSVTYNSTVYTIPFSSRFYRFQRDDIASNANGVAVIGNKASIFYERTGASNFIYGPSLPGTPGNIDLETILEESIINRGALDVFKNTGSNSGDEGPSNIERVDVIYPSLTINNAPDLALNGFLASEKNGNNTYKVAAILSVDGSGNPTSFGNLQTINTASYGEPTIDSFNPARSYAFIEDSNSDNEPIRVGGSSERMGISLITFADLGVAAGQTIYGVSFFGDDVFDTDNLLDVTTFPNNTSTGADIHGGLGAVVTATGFDPADDDGDGVSNTNDICNGYDDMADNDADGVPDGCDEDDDNDGILDTQELCGTNPIPLNADSVVRIEIDLDDFPTEVGWSLSLGGNVLASQTAGAYTVANVTVSEDITVTENGNYFFSITDTFGDGIQGNSYRILVDGSIQINRTYGTLGAPGGTFPSQSDNFLVNTIITNPFSCLSDDPSGDEDGDGTINYQDPDFCALNFTGVCASLDTNNDGIIDSFDTDADGDGCADTLEAGHTDGDGDEILGTSPVTVNTSNGRVTGQGGYTGTTIAVTNAGNTAACNFCTLDTASVSSIFCNDNGTPFDDTDDTFTFYMSPTGNFVGSSYSLSGGITQANVSYDIPVQFGPFPISGGNIVFTVTDDTDGTCQLVDVTVAPPATCSSTSSVDTDSDGVTDNVDIDNDNDGIIDDIENVCASRDLTTGSWTGSNPFTNTAGTNTITFGSTMPAGGVINYTPNGTMTTDSFFSDAAVEGTTSLELAVTWDDTAEPLEAPSNDRVVGTVTITYANPTYNPIIHIDRLGGNTQVLSNDYISNTSLWTLQNANLSMAKISGNTQFIVNSKQFYRDPSRNLGPASAIVLSGDADLAGGLGTAAGSIQIYGTVTTLTFQVTGEGLDGNGTDVLEFSFDSCAVVDTDGDSTPDYLDTESDGDGCFDALEGSDNLAANTVDGSGALTGPVNTSTGVPNNVNTTTGQTIGSSQNASVTAGQCDDDGDGVVNDNDQCNGYDDTADNDGDLVPDGCDLDDDNDGILDVDESDCSPTPTAINTPGYALGTDFSASSLPDIAEYNGTDIDLSYVLQGTATWNSGVQILNNGSINPDGDYVNLQPNNTNFQNGDVGVYTMDFNRSGVTSSVTNLSFRIGGMDNGDIVQFQAFNDGEEIPITQSNIANINILPGNYFTIGNNAVRSQNTGANAPDNAVEFAINSPVDQVVMTIGKNGANASNITLQIFNIAYCIDRNSDADGIPDAFDTDSDGDGCADAIEGAGTFTAANLVNPGTDDSLGDNVDANGIPQVSGSSAQQATTTAVTDSGDTTACVQPAISIGDVTVTEGTDATASVPVSIDTPSGVDTVVSITTVDNSATDPSDYTTITVTATIPAGQTTVNVSVPIADDVIGEPTEDFTVNGTVTSGNTSNTNPSGTVTILDDDTPAVTIGDVTVTEGTDANATVPVSINNPSSTDVVVSITTVDNSAADPADYTTTTVTATIPAGQTSVDITIPIIDDTIGEPTEDFAVQGTVTSGNATDPAAGTVTILDDDTPAVTIGDVTVTEGTDANATVPVSINNPSSTDVVVSITTVDNSAADPADYTTTTVTATIPAGQTSVDITIPIIDDTIGEPTEDFGVQGTVTSGNATDPAAGTVTILDDDTPAVTIGDVTVTEGTDANATVPVSINNPSSTDVVVSITTVDNSAADPADYTTTTVTATIPAGQTSVDITIPIIDDTIGEPTEDFTVQGTVTSGNASDPAAGTVTILDDDTPAVTIGDVSVTEGTDMSATVPVSINNPSSTDVVVSITTVDNSASDPADYTTTTVTATIPAGQTSVDITIPIIDDTIGEPTEDFTVQGTVTSGNATDPAAGTVTILDDDTPAVTIGDVTVTEGTDASATVPVSINNPSSTDVVVSITTVDNSAADPADYTTTTVTATIPAGQTSVDITIPIIDDTIGEPTEDFTVQGTVTSGNATDPAAGTVTILDDDTPAVTIGDVTVTEGTDANATVPVSINNPSSTDVVVSITTVDNSAADPADYTTTTVTATIPAGQTSVDITIPIIDDTIGEPTEDFGVQGTVTSGNATDPAAGTVTILDDDTPAVTIGDVSVTEGTDANATVPVSINNPSSTDVVVSITTVDNSAADPADYTTTTVTATIPAGQTSVDITIPIIDDTIGEPTEDFGVQGTVTSGNASDPAAGTVTILDDDTPAVTIGDVTVTEGTDASATVPVSINNPSSTDVVVSITTVDNSAADPADYTTTTVTATIPAGQTSVDITIPIIDDTIGEPTEDFAVQGTVTSGNASDPAAGTVTILDDDTPAVTIGDVSVTEGTDMSATVPVSINNPSSTDVVVSITTVDNSASDPADYTTTTVTATIPAGQTSVDITIPIIDDTIGEPTEDFAVQGTVTSGNATDPAAGTVTILDDDTPAVTIGDVSVTEGTDMSATVPVSINNPSSTDVVVSITTVDNSAADPADYTTTTVTATIPAGQTSVDVTIPIIDDTIGEPTEDFAVQGTVTSGNATDPAAGTVTILDDDTPAVTIGDVTVTEGTDANATVPVSINNPSSTDVVVSITTVDNSAADPADYTTTTVTATIPAGQTSVDITIPIIDDTIGEPTEDFAVQGTVTSGNATDPADGTVTILDDDTPAVTIGDVTVTEGTDMSATVPVSINNPSSTDVVVSITTVDNSAADPADYTTTTVTATIPAGQTSVDITIPIIDDTIGEPTEDFGVQGTVTSGNATDPAAGTVTILDDDTPAVTIGDVTVTEGTDANATVPVSINNPSSTDVVVSITTVDNSAADPADYTTTTVTATIPAGQTSVDVTIPIIDDTIGEPTEDFTVQGTVTSGNATDPAAGTVTILDDDTPAVTIGDVTVTEGTDAKCHSTSKYQQSKQYRCGGKYHHGRQQRGRSSGLYHHHSDGNDSSRTDFC; encoded by the coding sequence ATGGAAAAAAAGATACTATTTGTTTTAACTTTATTATTGAGTTTTACAAGCGTTACTAAGGTAAACGCACAGCAACCAGTAGATAGTTGGACGATAACGACCGCGGCAGCAACAGATCAAGATAATTACGTAGCTGGCGGAAACAATCATCAATATGGTCAAGGAGATGAAGTCACGTTAACATCTGTTACATACAACAGTACTGTATACACTATTCCTTTTTCAAGTAGGTTTTACAGGTTTCAACGCGATGACATTGCTTCCAATGCCAATGGAGTGGCTGTAATAGGGAATAAGGCAAGTATATTTTATGAGCGAACCGGTGCATCAAACTTCATTTACGGTCCAAGTTTGCCTGGAACACCAGGAAATATTGATTTAGAAACTATTTTAGAAGAATCAATCATCAACAGAGGTGCTTTAGATGTATTCAAAAACACAGGATCAAACAGTGGAGATGAAGGTCCGTCAAATATAGAGCGTGTAGATGTTATATACCCTTCATTAACTATTAACAATGCACCAGATTTAGCATTAAATGGTTTCTTAGCATCAGAAAAAAATGGAAACAATACATACAAAGTAGCGGCAATCTTATCGGTTGATGGTTCAGGAAACCCAACTTCTTTTGGAAATTTGCAGACAATAAACACAGCTTCCTACGGTGAGCCAACTATCGACTCTTTCAATCCTGCTCGTAGTTATGCGTTTATAGAAGATTCTAATAGCGATAACGAACCTATAAGAGTAGGAGGAAGCTCTGAACGCATGGGAATCTCTCTAATTACATTCGCAGACTTAGGAGTTGCAGCAGGACAAACCATATACGGAGTATCCTTTTTTGGAGACGATGTTTTTGATACAGATAACTTATTAGACGTAACAACATTTCCAAACAATACAAGTACTGGAGCAGACATTCACGGTGGATTAGGGGCTGTAGTTACCGCAACTGGATTCGATCCGGCAGATGATGATGGAGATGGCGTGTCTAACACAAATGATATCTGTAACGGTTATGACGATATGGCGGATAATGATGCTGATGGTGTGCCAGATGGTTGTGACGAAGATGATGACAATGACGGAATCCTAGATACACAAGAACTTTGTGGAACCAATCCAATTCCACTAAATGCAGATTCAGTAGTACGAATTGAAATTGACCTGGATGATTTCCCTACCGAAGTAGGATGGTCTTTGTCTTTAGGTGGAAATGTCTTAGCAAGTCAAACAGCAGGAGCCTATACAGTGGCTAATGTTACGGTTTCTGAAGACATTACAGTAACAGAAAATGGAAACTACTTCTTTTCCATAACAGATACTTTTGGAGATGGTATTCAAGGAAATTCATATAGAATTTTAGTAGATGGTTCAATTCAGATTAATCGTACGTACGGGACACTAGGAGCGCCAGGAGGTACTTTTCCCTCACAATCAGATAACTTTTTAGTAAATACCATCATTACAAACCCATTTAGTTGTTTGTCAGATGATCCTAGTGGTGATGAAGATGGAGACGGAACAATCAACTATCAAGATCCAGATTTTTGCGCCTTAAACTTTACAGGAGTTTGTGCTAGTTTAGATACCAATAACGATGGAATTATAGATTCTTTTGATACGGACGCCGATGGTGATGGCTGTGCCGATACTTTAGAAGCAGGACACACAGACGGCGACGGTGATGAAATACTCGGAACTTCTCCAGTAACAGTAAATACCTCAAATGGTAGAGTTACTGGACAAGGCGGATATACAGGAACCACCATTGCAGTAACAAATGCAGGAAACACAGCAGCTTGTAACTTCTGTACATTAGATACAGCTTCTGTCTCTTCTATATTTTGTAACGATAATGGAACACCATTTGACGATACAGATGATACATTTACATTCTACATGAGTCCTACTGGGAACTTTGTAGGATCTTCTTACAGTCTTTCAGGAGGAATTACTCAAGCAAATGTCTCGTATGATATTCCAGTACAATTTGGACCATTCCCAATCTCAGGCGGAAACATTGTATTTACAGTTACAGATGATACGGATGGTACTTGCCAATTAGTAGACGTAACGGTAGCGCCACCAGCAACATGTTCGTCCACTTCTTCTGTGGATACAGATTCAGACGGAGTTACAGACAATGTTGATATTGACAACGATAACGACGGAATAATAGATGATATTGAAAATGTATGTGCTTCAAGAGATTTAACTACTGGTTCGTGGACTGGAAGCAATCCTTTCACCAATACAGCAGGAACAAATACAATTACTTTTGGAAGTACCATGCCAGCAGGAGGTGTAATTAATTATACGCCAAACGGAACCATGACTACAGATTCGTTCTTTTCTGATGCAGCAGTCGAAGGTACCACCTCTTTAGAACTTGCAGTTACCTGGGATGATACCGCGGAACCGCTAGAAGCACCATCTAATGATAGAGTCGTAGGGACGGTAACAATAACATACGCAAACCCTACGTATAACCCAATAATACATATCGATCGATTAGGAGGAAACACGCAAGTGCTCTCTAACGATTATATTTCCAATACATCGCTATGGACGTTGCAAAATGCAAATCTATCCATGGCGAAAATCTCTGGAAATACACAATTTATAGTAAATTCAAAACAATTTTACCGTGATCCGAGTCGAAACTTAGGACCAGCATCTGCAATAGTACTCTCAGGAGATGCAGATCTTGCAGGTGGACTTGGTACCGCAGCGGGTAGTATTCAAATATATGGTACAGTTACAACGCTAACATTCCAAGTAACGGGAGAAGGCTTAGATGGAAATGGTACAGATGTACTTGAATTTTCATTTGATTCCTGTGCAGTTGTAGATACTGATGGCGATTCTACACCAGATTACTTGGATACAGAAAGTGATGGTGATGGATGTTTTGACGCACTTGAAGGTTCAGACAATCTAGCAGCCAATACAGTAGATGGAAGTGGCGCATTAACAGGTCCAGTAAACACTTCAACAGGAGTCCCAAACAATGTAAACACAACCACAGGACAAACCATAGGAAGCTCGCAAAACGCTTCAGTAACAGCTGGGCAATGTGATGATGATGGTGATGGTGTTGTAAACGATAACGACCAGTGTAATGGATATGATGATACTGCCGATAATGATGGAGACTTAGTGCCAGATGGTTGTGACTTAGATGATGACAATGATGGTATTTTAGATGTGGATGAAAGTGATTGCTCGCCAACTCCAACAGCAATCAATACACCAGGCTATGCTTTAGGTACAGATTTTTCAGCTTCTTCATTACCAGACATAGCAGAATATAACGGAACAGATATAGATTTATCATACGTATTGCAAGGAACAGCAACTTGGAATAGTGGTGTGCAAATACTAAACAATGGATCAATAAATCCTGATGGAGACTATGTAAATCTTCAGCCAAATAATACCAATTTCCAAAATGGCGATGTGGGAGTCTATACAATGGATTTCAATCGCTCAGGAGTAACTTCCTCAGTAACCAACTTATCTTTTAGAATAGGAGGAATGGATAATGGTGACATAGTGCAATTTCAAGCGTTTAATGATGGAGAAGAAATTCCTATTACACAATCAAATATTGCAAACATAAATATTCTACCAGGAAACTATTTCACTATAGGAAATAATGCTGTTAGAAGCCAAAATACAGGTGCAAATGCACCTGATAATGCAGTTGAATTTGCAATCAACTCACCTGTTGATCAAGTAGTAATGACTATTGGAAAAAATGGTGCAAATGCTTCAAATATTACGCTTCAAATTTTTAACATTGCTTATTGTATTGATAGAAACTCAGATGCGGATGGAATACCAGATGCTTTCGATACAGATAGTGACGGTGATGGCTGTGCAGATGCAATAGAAGGCGCTGGAACATTCACTGCAGCTAATCTTGTAAATCCTGGAACGGATGATAGTTTAGGTGATAATGTGGATGCAAACGGAATTCCTCAAGTAAGTGGATCGTCAGCACAACAAGCTACAACTACTGCTGTTACAGATAGCGGAGATACAACTGCATGTGTGCAACCTGCAATCAGCATCGGAGATGTAACCGTCACAGAAGGCACCGATGCTACGGCGAGTGTACCGGTAAGTATCGATACACCAAGTGGTGTAGATACCGTAGTAAGTATCACTACGGTAGATAACAGTGCGACCGATCCATCAGATTATACTACCATAACAGTCACGGCAACCATTCCAGCGGGACAAACCACTGTGAATGTAAGTGTACCCATTGCAGATGATGTTATTGGGGAACCAACCGAGGACTTTACGGTCAATGGAACTGTGACTAGTGGTAACACTAGCAACACCAATCCAAGTGGTACGGTCACCATCTTAGATGATGATACCCCAGCGGTCACCATCGGAGATGTCACGGTAACCGAAGGAACAGATGCTAATGCCACAGTACCAGTAAGTATCAACAATCCAAGCAGTACCGATGTAGTGGTAAGTATCACTACGGTAGACAACAGCGCGGCAGATCCAGCGGATTATACCACAACCACAGTGACGGCAACCATTCCAGCAGGACAGACCAGTGTTGATATTACCATTCCAATTATAGATGACACTATTGGGGAACCGACAGAGGACTTTGCAGTACAAGGAACAGTAACTAGCGGGAACGCTACAGATCCAGCAGCTGGTACGGTCACCATCTTAGATGATGATACCCCAGCGGTTACCATCGGAGATGTAACCGTTACAGAAGGCACAGATGCTAATGCCACAGTACCAGTAAGTATCAACAATCCAAGCAGTACCGATGTAGTGGTAAGTATCACCACGGTAGACAACAGCGCGGCAGATCCAGCGGATTATACCACAACCACGGTGACGGCAACCATCCCAGCAGGACAGACCAGTGTTGATATCACCATTCCAATTATAGATGACACTATTGGAGAGCCTACAGAGGACTTCGGCGTACAAGGAACGGTAACTAGCGGCAACGCTACAGACCCAGCAGCTGGTACGGTCACCATCTTAGATGATGATACCCCAGCGGTTACCATCGGAGATGTAACAGTGACTGAAGGAACGGATGCTAATGCCACAGTACCAGTAAGTATCAACAATCCAAGCAGTACCGATGTGGTGGTAAGTATCACTACAGTAGACAACAGCGCGGCAGATCCAGCGGATTATACCACAACCACAGTGACGGCAACGATCCCAGCAGGACAGACCAGTGTTGATATTACCATTCCAATTATAGATGACACTATTGGAGAGCCTACAGAAGACTTTACCGTACAAGGAACAGTAACTAGCGGCAACGCTAGTGATCCAGCAGCTGGCACGGTCACGATCTTAGATGATGATACCCCAGCGGTCACCATCGGCGATGTGAGCGTGACTGAAGGCACAGATATGAGTGCCACAGTACCAGTAAGTATCAACAATCCAAGCAGTACCGATGTAGTGGTAAGTATCACTACAGTAGATAACAGCGCAAGCGATCCAGCGGATTATACCACAACGACAGTGACGGCAACGATCCCAGCAGGACAGACCAGTGTTGATATTACCATTCCAATTATAGATGACACTATTGGAGAGCCGACAGAAGACTTTACCGTACAAGGAACGGTAACTAGCGGCAACGCTACAGATCCAGCAGCTGGTACGGTCACCATCTTAGATGATGATACCCCAGCGGTCACCATCGGAGATGTAACAGTAACCGAAGGAACGGATGCTAGTGCCACAGTACCAGTAAGTATCAACAATCCAAGCAGTACCGATGTGGTGGTAAGTATCACCACGGTAGACAACAGCGCGGCAGATCCAGCGGATTATACCACAACGACAGTGACGGCAACGATTCCAGCAGGACAGACCAGTGTTGATATCACCATTCCAATTATAGATGACACTATTGGAGAACCGACAGAGGACTTTACCGTACAAGGAACAGTAACTAGCGGGAACGCTACAGACCCAGCAGCTGGTACCGTTACGATCTTAGATGATGATACCCCAGCGGTCACCATCGGAGATGTGACAGTGACTGAAGGAACAGATGCTAATGCCACGGTACCAGTGAGTATCAACAATCCAAGCAGTACCGATGTAGTGGTAAGTATCACTACAGTAGACAACAGCGCGGCAGATCCAGCGGATTATACCACAACGACAGTGACGGCAACCATTCCAGCAGGACAGACCAGTGTTGATATCACCATTCCAATTATAGATGACACTATTGGAGAGCCGACAGAGGACTTCGGCGTACAAGGAACAGTAACTAGCGGCAACGCTACAGACCCAGCAGCTGGTACCGTTACGATCTTAGATGATGATACCCCAGCGGTCACCATCGGAGATGTGAGCGTTACAGAAGGAACAGATGCTAATGCCACGGTACCAGTGAGTATCAACAATCCAAGCAGTACCGATGTAGTGGTAAGTATCACCACGGTAGACAACAGCGCGGCAGATCCAGCGGATTATACCACAACCACAGTGACGGCAACCATCCCAGCAGGACAGACCAGTGTTGATATCACCATTCCAATTATAGATGACACTATTGGGGAACCGACAGAGGACTTCGGCGTACAAGGAACGGTAACTAGCGGGAACGCTAGTGATCCAGCAGCTGGCACGGTCACCATCTTAGATGATGATACCCCAGCGGTCACCATCGGAGATGTAACAGTAACCGAAGGAACGGATGCTAGTGCCACAGTACCAGTAAGTATCAACAATCCAAGCAGTACCGATGTGGTGGTAAGTATCACCACGGTAGACAACAGCGCGGCAGATCCAGCGGATTATACCACCACCACAGTGACGGCAACGATTCCAGCAGGACAGACTTCTGTTGATATCACCATTCCAATTATAGATGACACTATTGGAGAACCGACAGAGGACTTTGCAGTACAAGGAACGGTAACTAGCGGCAACGCTAGTGATCCAGCAGCTGGCACGGTCACGATCTTAGATGATGATACCCCAGCGGTCACCATCGGCGATGTGAGCGTGACTGAAGGCACAGATATGAGTGCCACAGTACCAGTAAGTATCAACAATCCAAGCAGTACCGATGTAGTGGTAAGTATCACTACAGTAGATAACAGCGCAAGCGATCCAGCGGATTATACCACAACGACAGTGACGGCAACGATCCCAGCAGGACAGACCAGTGTTGATATCACCATTCCAATTATAGATGACACTATTGGGGAACCGACAGAGGACTTTGCAGTACAAGGAACAGTAACTAGCGGGAACGCTACAGACCCAGCAGCTGGTACCGTTACGATCTTAGATGATGATACCCCAGCGGTCACCATCGGAGATGTGAGCGTGACTGAAGGCACAGATATGAGTGCCACAGTACCAGTGAGTATCAACAATCCAAGCAGTACCGATGTAGTGGTAAGTATCACCACGGTAGACAACAGCGCGGCAGATCCAGCGGATTATACCACCACCACAGTGACGGCAACCATTCCAGCAGGACAGACCAGTGTTGATGTTACCATTCCAATTATAGATGACACTATTGGAGAACCAACAGAGGACTTTGCAGTACAAGGAACAGTAACTAGCGGGAACGCTACAGACCCAGCAGCTGGTACCGTTACGATCTTAGATGATGATACCCCAGCGGTCACCATCGGAGATGTGACAGTGACTGAAGGAACAGATGCTAATGCCACGGTACCAGTGAGTATCAACAATCCAAGCAGTACCGATGTAGTGGTAAGTATCACCACGGTAGACAACAGCGCGGCAGATCCAGCGGATTATACCACCACCACAGTGACGGCAACCATTCCAGCAGGACAGACCAGTGTTGATATCACCATTCCAATTATAGATGACACTATTGGAGAACCAACAGAGGACTTTGCAGTACAAGGAACAGTAACTAGCGGGAACGCTACAGACCCAGCCGATGGTACGGTCACCATCTTAGATGATGATACCCCAGCGGTCACCATCGGAGATGTGACAGTGACTGAAGGCACAGATATGAGTGCCACAGTACCAGTAAGTATCAACAATCCAAGCAGTACCGATGTAGTGGTAAGTATCACTACAGTAGACAACAGCGCGGCAGATCCAGCGGATTATACCACAACGACAGTGACGGCAACGATTCCAGCAGGACAGACCAGTGTTGATATCACCATTCCAATTATAGATGACACTATTGGGGAACCGACAGAGGACTTCGGCGTACAAGGAACAGTAACTAGCGGGAACGCTACAGACCCAGCAGCTGGTACCGTTACGATCTTAGATGATGATACCCCAGCGGTCACCATCGGAGATGTGACAGTGACTGAAGGAACAGATGCTAATGCCACGGTACCAGTGAGTATCAACAATCCAAGCAGTACCGATGTAGTGGTAAGTATCACCACGGTAGACAACAGCGCGGCAGATCCAGCGGATTATACCACAACCACGGTTACGGCAACCATCCCAGCAGGACAGACTTCTGTTGATGTCACCATTCCAATTATAGATGACACTATTGGAGAACCGACAGAGGACTTTACCGTACAAGGAACGGTAACTAGCGGGAACGCTACAGATCCAGCAGCTGGTACCGTTACGATCTTAGATGATGATACCCCAGCGGTCACCATCGGAGATGTGACAGTGACTGAAGGAACAGATGCTAAGTGCCACAGTACCAGTAAGTATCAACAATCCAAGCAGTACCGATGTGGTGGTAAGTATCACCACGGTAGACAACAGCGCGGCAGATCCAGCGGATTATACCACCACCACAGTGACGGCAACGATTCCAGCAGGACAGACTTCTGTTGA
- a CDS encoding Calx-beta domain-containing protein: MVVSITTVDNSAADPADYTTTTVTATIPAGQTSVDVTIPIIDDTIGEPTEDFTVQGTVTSGNASDPAAGTVTILDDDTPAVTIGDVTVTEGTDANATVPVSINNPSSTDVVVSITTVDNSAADPADYTTTTVTATIPAGQTSVDITIPIIDDTIGEPTEDFAIQGTVTSGNASDPAAGTVTILDDDTPAVTIGDVTVTEGTDMSATVPVSINNPSSTDVVVSITTVDNSAADPADYTTTTVTATIPAGQTSVDITIPIIDDTIGEPTEDFAVQGTVTSGNATDPADGTVTILDDDTPAVTIGDVTVTEGTDANATVPVSINNPSSTDVVVSITTVDNSAADPADYTTTTVTATIPAGQTSVDITIPIIDDTIGEPTEDFAVQGTVTSGNATDPAAGTVTILDDDTPAVTIGDVTVTEGTDANATVPVSINNPSSTDVVVSITTVDNSAADPADYTTTTVTATIPAGQTSVDITIPIIDDTIGEPTEDFAVQGTGN, from the coding sequence GTGGTGGTAAGTATCACCACGGTAGACAACAGCGCGGCAGATCCAGCGGATTATACCACCACCACAGTGACGGCAACGATTCCAGCAGGACAGACTTCTGTTGATGTCACCATTCCAATTATAGATGACACTATTGGAGAGCCGACAGAGGACTTTACCGTACAAGGAACGGTAACAAGCGGCAACGCTAGTGATCCAGCAGCTGGTACGGTCACCATCTTAGATGATGATACCCCAGCGGTCACCATCGGAGATGTGACAGTGACTGAAGGAACAGACGCTAATGCCACAGTACCAGTAAGTATCAACAATCCAAGCAGTACCGATGTAGTGGTAAGTATCACTACAGTAGACAACAGCGCGGCAGATCCAGCGGATTATACCACAACGACAGTGACGGCAACCATTCCAGCAGGACAGACTTCTGTTGATATCACCATTCCAATTATAGATGACACTATTGGAGAGCCGACAGAGGACTTTGCCATACAAGGAACAGTAACAAGCGGCAACGCTAGTGATCCAGCAGCTGGTACGGTCACCATCTTAGATGATGATACCCCAGCGGTCACCATCGGAGATGTGACAGTGACTGAAGGAACAGATATGAGTGCCACAGTACCAGTAAGTATCAACAATCCAAGCAGTACCGATGTAGTGGTAAGTATCACCACGGTAGACAACAGCGCGGCAGATCCAGCGGATTATACCACAACGACAGTGACGGCAACCATTCCAGCAGGACAGACCAGTGTTGATATCACCATTCCAATTATAGATGACACTATTGGAGAGCCGACAGAAGACTTCGCCGTACAAGGAACAGTAACTAGCGGGAACGCTACAGACCCAGCCGATGGTACCGTTACGATCTTAGATGATGATACCCCAGCGGTCACCATCGGAGATGTGACAGTGACTGAAGGAACAGATGCTAATGCCACGGTACCAGTGAGTATCAACAATCCAAGCAGTACCGATGTAGTGGTAAGTATCACTACAGTAGACAACAGCGCGGCAGATCCAGCGGATTATACCACAACGACAGTGACGGCAACCATTCCAGCAGGACAGACTTCTGTTGATATCACCATTCCAATTATAGATGACACTATTGGAGAACCAACAGAGGACTTTGCCGTACAAGGAACAGTAACTAGCGGGAACGCTACAGACCCAGCAGCTGGTACCGTTACGATCTTAGATGATGATACCCCAGCGGTCACCATCGGAGATGTGACAGTGACTGAAGGAACAGATGCTAATGCCACAGTACCAGTGAGTATCAACAATCCAAGCAGTACCGATGTAGTGGTAAGTATCACCACGGTAGACAACAGCGCGGCAGATCCAGCGGATTATACCACAACCACAGTGACGGCAACCATTCCAGCAGGACAGACCAGTGTTGATATCACCATTCCAATTATAGATGACACTATTGGGGAACCGACAGAGGACTTTGCAGTACAAGGAACAGGTAACTAG